The Hymenobacter sp. GOD-10R genome includes a window with the following:
- a CDS encoding glycoside hydrolase family 28 protein — MKALFSTALLAMGSWLMHFDATAAPNPPLPPVKTPEFRKDTVNITKFGAVPDGLTKSTAIQQAIDACSKAGGGIVLVPRGHWLTAGIEMRNNVNLHLAKGSLVQFSDNHADYHLIRTNWEGVDAVRNQALIYGENLENIAVTGEGVFDGAGDTWRAVKKNKLTETQWKRLTASGGVVNEKKDTWYPSEQSLKGSTIPEAFYIRPGKQTTKDFEDIKDFLRPDMIVLARCKRILLEGVTFQNSPAWTIHPLMSEDITVRNVYAFNPEYGQNTDGIDLESCKNGILEGSTFDVGDDGICIKSGRDEQGRKRGMPTENFIIRNCTVYHAHGGFVIGSEMSGGARNLYVSNLTFMGTDVGLRFKAARGRGGVVENIFIDNVDMKNIVGQAIIFDLYYMAKDPVPLAGESTAPPIIKAEPLNEGTPTFRHIEIKNVTCNGAETAIMLRGLPEMPVKDISIENAVLQSTKPMLCIEAENIRLKNVTLLSKETKPVLEIQNSQNISFDNLKYAPGADLLMRITGDRTKNIKLTNTDTKAAKKDVELGDKVSKKVVLVTKN; from the coding sequence TTGAAAGCACTATTCTCTACTGCTCTGCTAGCCATGGGCAGCTGGCTGATGCATTTCGATGCTACGGCGGCCCCCAACCCACCCTTGCCGCCGGTGAAAACCCCAGAATTTCGCAAAGACACCGTTAACATTACCAAGTTTGGGGCAGTACCCGATGGCTTGACCAAGTCGACGGCTATTCAGCAAGCTATTGATGCCTGTAGCAAAGCAGGCGGGGGCATCGTGCTGGTGCCCCGCGGCCATTGGCTGACGGCTGGCATCGAGATGCGCAACAATGTGAACCTGCATCTAGCAAAAGGATCCTTAGTACAGTTCAGCGATAATCACGCTGATTATCATCTTATCAGAACCAACTGGGAAGGTGTAGATGCCGTGCGTAATCAAGCCTTGATCTATGGCGAAAACCTAGAGAACATTGCCGTTACGGGAGAAGGCGTTTTCGATGGCGCCGGTGATACGTGGCGCGCAGTTAAAAAGAACAAACTGACGGAAACGCAGTGGAAGCGCCTAACCGCTTCGGGTGGCGTGGTGAACGAAAAGAAGGACACTTGGTATCCATCCGAACAGTCACTGAAAGGCTCAACTATCCCGGAAGCATTCTACATCAGACCGGGCAAACAAACCACGAAAGACTTCGAAGACATCAAAGACTTTCTGCGGCCCGATATGATTGTGCTAGCTCGATGCAAGCGCATTCTGTTGGAAGGCGTGACGTTTCAGAATTCCCCTGCTTGGACCATTCACCCCTTGATGAGCGAAGACATTACCGTGCGTAATGTATATGCCTTCAATCCGGAATACGGCCAGAACACCGACGGCATTGACCTAGAGTCGTGCAAAAACGGCATCCTAGAAGGCAGCACGTTCGACGTCGGCGACGATGGCATTTGTATTAAGTCGGGTCGTGATGAGCAGGGGCGCAAACGGGGAATGCCTACGGAGAACTTCATCATCCGAAACTGCACAGTGTATCATGCCCACGGCGGTTTCGTTATTGGCTCCGAGATGTCGGGTGGTGCACGTAATCTATACGTGTCGAACCTCACCTTCATGGGTACCGATGTGGGCCTGCGCTTCAAGGCGGCGCGTGGCCGGGGCGGGGTAGTCGAAAACATCTTCATCGACAACGTTGACATGAAGAACATCGTCGGCCAGGCCATCATTTTTGACCTGTATTATATGGCCAAAGATCCTGTGCCTCTCGCTGGCGAATCAACGGCGCCTCCTATCATTAAAGCGGAGCCCTTGAACGAAGGAACCCCAACTTTCCGTCATATTGAGATTAAGAACGTGACGTGCAACGGCGCCGAAACGGCCATCATGCTACGCGGCTTGCCTGAAATGCCAGTGAAGGATATCAGCATCGAAAATGCCGTGCTACAAAGCACCAAGCCCATGTTGTGCATTGAGGCCGAGAATATTCGTTTGAAGAATGTGACTCTGCTTTCGAAAGAAACAAAGCCAGTCCTGGAAATTCAGAATAGCCAAAACATCAGCTTCGACAATCTGAAGTATGCGCCGGGTGCTGATCTGCTCATGCGCATCACCGGCGACCGTACCAAGAACATCAAACTCACCAACACGGACACCAAAGCCGCTAAGAAAGATGTGGAGCTAGGTGACAAGGTGTCGAAGAAAGTGGTGCTGGTTACAAAAAATTAA
- a CDS encoding ABC transporter ATP-binding protein yields MKTYLRILQYARPWAIFLPQYLAYTVLTILFSIANFTLVIPLLKVLFDKTDKVHLQAPATLPSFRPTIQWVTDTFNYFFADVLADRGKLGALAFVCMVVVSSVLLSNVFRYLSLRLLAKVRARVIRNLRRDLYYRIIGLQLGFFGAERKGDLMSRFTSDVQEVETSVVNTMTAVIKEPLTIVAYFAVLFHISLPLTLFTLILLPISGGIIASVAKRLRTQAKQSQSTLGTMLSVIDETLGGIRVIKAFNAQEYIKGKFESQNDQYARTSRAIDNTRDLASPFSEFAGVSVVAGLLYFGGTLILGGQSSLDGETFIGYVILFSQVLTPAKALSSSFGNIQRGLVAGERVLHIIDAESTVRDLPNAQVLPPFQKEIELRNLQFAYGEQPVLKDINLIIPKGKTVALVGPSGGGKSTLADLLPRFYDPTGGKILIDGHDIRECTLHSVRDQMGIVTQESILFNDTIFNNIRFNTEATEAEVIEAAKIANAHDFITATPEGYHTLIGDRGSRLSGGQRQRLSIARAILRNPPILILDEATSALDTESEKLVQEALTRLMKSRTSLVIAHRLSTVQHADEIVVLQHGCIVERGTHEELLRRPGGLYQRLNQLQSNAALV; encoded by the coding sequence ATGAAGACGTACCTTCGCATTCTGCAATACGCCCGGCCTTGGGCTATTTTTCTGCCTCAGTACCTAGCTTATACGGTACTGACCATCCTTTTCAGCATTGCCAATTTCACACTCGTGATTCCGCTGCTGAAGGTGCTGTTCGATAAAACAGATAAGGTTCACCTGCAAGCGCCGGCGACCCTGCCGTCCTTTCGGCCCACTATCCAATGGGTGACCGATACATTCAACTATTTCTTTGCTGATGTGCTAGCCGACCGGGGCAAGCTAGGTGCACTCGCTTTTGTGTGCATGGTAGTCGTGAGTTCGGTCCTACTTAGTAATGTGTTCCGCTATCTGAGCTTGCGTCTGCTAGCAAAGGTGCGTGCCCGCGTTATTCGCAATCTTCGTCGAGATCTGTACTATCGCATCATTGGGTTGCAGCTAGGCTTCTTTGGCGCAGAGCGCAAGGGCGACTTGATGTCGCGCTTCACGTCTGATGTGCAGGAAGTAGAAACATCGGTGGTTAATACCATGACCGCCGTTATTAAGGAGCCGCTGACGATTGTTGCCTATTTCGCGGTGCTATTCCACATTTCGTTGCCCCTGACGCTGTTTACCTTGATTCTGCTCCCGATTTCGGGTGGTATCATCGCAAGCGTGGCTAAGCGTCTGCGTACCCAAGCGAAACAAAGCCAAAGCACCCTAGGTACCATGCTTTCTGTAATTGACGAGACGCTGGGGGGTATTCGGGTCATCAAAGCGTTCAATGCACAAGAGTACATCAAAGGCAAATTTGAGAGCCAGAACGACCAGTATGCCCGCACTTCGCGCGCTATTGATAACACACGGGACCTAGCTTCACCATTTTCGGAATTTGCGGGGGTGTCGGTGGTGGCGGGCTTGCTCTACTTCGGCGGCACGCTAATCTTGGGCGGACAGTCGAGTCTGGATGGGGAAACGTTTATCGGGTATGTGATTTTGTTTTCTCAGGTGCTCACGCCGGCCAAGGCGCTGTCATCATCGTTCGGCAATATTCAGCGCGGCTTGGTAGCGGGCGAGCGGGTTCTGCACATCATTGATGCGGAGTCTACGGTGCGTGATCTGCCTAATGCGCAAGTGCTTCCCCCCTTCCAAAAAGAAATCGAGCTACGTAACCTCCAGTTCGCTTATGGTGAGCAGCCGGTTTTGAAGGATATCAACCTGATTATTCCCAAAGGCAAAACAGTAGCGTTGGTGGGGCCATCTGGGGGAGGCAAATCGACCCTAGCAGACCTATTGCCCCGTTTCTACGACCCAACAGGCGGTAAAATCCTTATCGACGGCCACGACATTCGCGAGTGCACCCTGCACTCCGTGCGCGACCAGATGGGCATTGTGACGCAGGAAAGCATTCTGTTCAACGACACCATATTTAACAACATTCGCTTCAACACCGAAGCCACCGAGGCCGAAGTGATTGAGGCGGCCAAAATCGCCAATGCGCACGACTTCATCACGGCCACGCCAGAGGGTTACCACACCCTTATTGGCGACCGAGGGTCCCGGCTTTCGGGTGGTCAGCGCCAACGCCTGAGCATTGCTCGCGCCATTCTGCGCAATCCGCCTATTCTGATTCTTGACGAAGCTACTTCGGCCCTTGATACCGAGTCGGAGAAGCTTGTGCAGGAGGCTCTCACCCGCCTCATGAAAAGCCGTACCTCTTTGGTTATTGCGCACCGGCTGAGCACGGTACAGCACGCTGATGAGATAGTAGTTCTGCAACACGGCTGTATCGTAGAGCGTGGCACGCATGAAGAGTTGTTGCGGCGCCCGGGCGGCTTGTATCAGCGTCTGAATCAGTTACAAAGCAATGCTGCCTTGGTTTAA